The following proteins are co-located in the Myxococcus fulvus genome:
- a CDS encoding helix-turn-helix domain-containing protein, which translates to MLEGGYTELAPPAFMADRVDALWRYVTPSTATPGLHRILPDGCTDLIVRFPDVRTLGRGDEPRVTVVGPMESFALVKETPGSVSLGIRLKPGWALALLGVSPRELCNLNVPVKDCAPALVALQQRLSACRSLEHAQALLQQELLRRNASPRHLPKARTAHALQCLHASAGQVRMSALARELGISERTLHRDILEEAGTAPKLLARVLRFQRALGQLRAGKSALSTVALDCGYADQAHFTREVRELAGVSPTGLLE; encoded by the coding sequence ATGCTCGAGGGTGGATACACGGAGCTGGCGCCGCCGGCCTTCATGGCCGACCGGGTGGACGCGCTCTGGCGCTATGTCACGCCCTCCACCGCCACCCCAGGCCTCCACCGCATCCTCCCCGACGGCTGCACGGACCTCATCGTGCGCTTCCCGGACGTGCGCACCCTGGGACGCGGCGACGAACCCCGCGTGACGGTGGTCGGCCCCATGGAGTCGTTCGCGCTCGTGAAGGAGACCCCCGGCTCGGTGAGCCTCGGAATCCGGCTCAAACCCGGCTGGGCGCTCGCGCTGCTCGGCGTGAGCCCTCGCGAGCTGTGCAACCTCAACGTCCCCGTGAAGGACTGCGCGCCGGCCCTCGTCGCCCTCCAGCAACGCCTGTCCGCCTGCCGCTCCCTCGAGCACGCCCAGGCCCTGCTCCAACAGGAACTCCTGCGCCGCAATGCCTCGCCGCGGCACCTGCCGAAGGCTCGGACCGCCCACGCGCTCCAGTGCCTCCACGCCTCGGCCGGACAGGTGCGCATGTCCGCGCTGGCGCGCGAGCTGGGCATCAGCGAGCGGACCCTGCACCGCGACATCCTCGAGGAGGCAGGCACCGCGCCCAAGCTGCTCGCCCGGGTGCTGCGCTTCCAGCGAGCGCTGGGCCAGCTTCGCGCGGGGAAATCAGCGCTGAGCACCGTGGCGCTCGACTGCGGCTACGCGGACCAGGCCCACTTCACCCGGGAGGTCCGAGAGCTGGCGGGAGTGTCTCCCACCGGCCTGCTGGAATGA
- a CDS encoding acyl-CoA dehydrogenase family protein yields the protein MLTAREDETLEQLLSMLERFVKERLIPNEHRVADEDAIPRDIIEEMRALGLFGLSTPVEFGGVGLNMSQEVQVAFVLGQTSPAFRSLIGTNNGIGSQGIILDGTEEQRRKYLPLLASGEIVGAFALTEPNAGSDASSLRTTARREGDVYVLNGTKRFITNAPEAGLFTVMARTNPDEKGAAGISAFLVEAGTPGLIIGPSDRKMGQKGTHTADVLFEDCRVPATQLLGGVEGQGFKTAMKVLDRGRLHIAAVCVGVAERLIRESLRYAMEREQFGKPIAEFQLIQAMLADSRMEAYAARCMVLDAARRRDEGQNISTEASCCKLFASEMVGRVADRAVQIFGGAGYIADYGIERFYRDVRLFRLYEGTSQIQQLVIARNMMREAS from the coding sequence ATGCTCACCGCCCGCGAGGATGAGACCCTGGAGCAGTTGCTCTCCATGCTGGAGCGCTTCGTGAAGGAGCGCCTGATTCCCAACGAGCACCGCGTGGCGGACGAGGACGCCATCCCCCGGGACATCATCGAGGAGATGCGCGCCCTGGGCCTGTTCGGTCTGTCCACGCCGGTGGAGTTCGGTGGCGTCGGACTGAACATGAGCCAGGAGGTGCAGGTGGCCTTCGTGCTCGGACAGACGTCGCCCGCCTTCCGCTCGCTCATCGGCACCAACAACGGCATCGGCTCACAGGGCATCATCCTGGATGGCACGGAGGAGCAGCGGCGCAAGTACCTTCCGCTCTTGGCCTCGGGAGAGATTGTCGGCGCGTTCGCGCTGACGGAGCCCAACGCGGGGTCGGATGCTTCCTCGTTGAGGACCACGGCCCGGCGCGAGGGCGACGTGTACGTGCTCAACGGAACCAAGCGCTTCATCACCAATGCGCCCGAGGCGGGGCTGTTCACGGTGATGGCGCGCACCAACCCGGACGAGAAGGGGGCCGCGGGCATCTCCGCGTTCCTCGTCGAGGCGGGCACCCCGGGGCTCATCATCGGTCCATCGGACCGGAAGATGGGACAGAAGGGGACGCACACCGCGGACGTGCTCTTCGAGGACTGCCGTGTCCCCGCGACGCAGCTGTTGGGCGGCGTGGAGGGACAGGGCTTCAAGACGGCGATGAAGGTGCTGGACCGGGGCCGGCTCCACATCGCGGCGGTGTGCGTGGGCGTGGCCGAGCGGCTCATCCGGGAGAGCCTGCGCTACGCCATGGAGCGCGAGCAGTTCGGCAAGCCCATCGCGGAGTTCCAGCTCATCCAGGCCATGCTGGCGGACAGCCGCATGGAGGCCTACGCGGCGCGCTGCATGGTGCTGGACGCGGCCCGGCGCAGGGACGAGGGCCAGAACATCAGCACCGAGGCGTCCTGCTGCAAGCTGTTCGCGAGCGAGATGGTGGGGCGCGTCGCGGACCGCGCGGTGCAGATTTTCGGAGGGGCGGGGTACATCGCGGACTACGGCATCGAGCGCTTCTACCGCGACGTGCGCCTGTTCCGCCTGTATGAGGGCACCAGCCAGATTCAGCAGCTGGTCATCGCGCGAAATATGATGCGTGAGGCGAGCTGA
- a CDS encoding tetratricopeptide repeat protein, giving the protein MRTLRLSLVVLALAGAGCRDKPVDHLQRARDATFEKRPDEALVEYRKAFDMLRHDSTPEALVLRARSLKGAADVYWLEQRKVKEAVGVYRELIQQCPESPEALESRIILAELLRVHYRDLRGAIDQLTAALQRNPPQGAELHYQVAKLYFELGDYQQCELETRRLVERFATSVFVDDTLFLQAQAIAMMEGRRQEASRAFADLRTRFPDSELSPHALFEMGKLRSDAGEHEKAIETWVETLKTHPDPTLVQDYIARARKRIANTTAEGVGQREVAFDRARPARSSLEAVGGRPEEAAHEHD; this is encoded by the coding sequence GTGCGGACGCTGCGACTGTCGCTCGTGGTGCTGGCCCTGGCGGGTGCCGGGTGTCGCGACAAGCCGGTGGACCACCTGCAGCGCGCTCGCGACGCCACCTTCGAGAAGCGACCGGACGAGGCCCTCGTCGAGTACCGCAAGGCCTTCGACATGTTGCGCCACGACAGCACGCCGGAGGCGCTCGTCCTGCGCGCCCGCTCGCTCAAGGGCGCCGCGGACGTCTACTGGCTGGAGCAGCGCAAGGTGAAGGAGGCCGTGGGCGTCTACCGCGAGCTCATCCAGCAGTGCCCCGAGTCCCCCGAGGCGCTCGAGTCCCGCATCATCCTGGCGGAGCTGCTGCGCGTGCACTACCGCGACCTGCGCGGCGCCATCGACCAGCTCACCGCGGCGCTGCAGCGCAACCCTCCTCAAGGCGCGGAGCTGCACTACCAGGTGGCCAAGCTCTACTTCGAGCTGGGCGACTATCAGCAGTGCGAGCTGGAGACGCGCCGCCTCGTCGAGCGCTTCGCCACCAGCGTCTTCGTGGACGACACGCTGTTCCTCCAGGCCCAGGCCATCGCGATGATGGAGGGCCGTCGGCAGGAAGCCTCGCGCGCCTTCGCGGACCTGCGCACGCGCTTCCCGGACTCGGAGCTGTCCCCGCACGCGCTCTTCGAGATGGGCAAGCTGCGCTCGGACGCCGGCGAGCACGAGAAGGCCATCGAGACGTGGGTGGAGACGCTGAAGACGCACCCGGACCCCACGCTGGTGCAGGACTACATCGCGCGCGCCCGCAAGCGCATCGCCAACACCACCGCCGAGGGTGTGGGCCAGCGCGAGGTGGCGTTCGACCGCGCCCGTCCCGCGCGCTCCTCGCTCGAGGCCGTGGGCGGCAGGCCCGAAGAAGCCGCGCACGAGCACGACTGA
- a CDS encoding alpha/beta fold hydrolase, with protein sequence MRPTPLLTALCTLCLLVGCATTSSPTTTAAAASAPTAPAAFQVKRSGKGRPVLFIPGLASSGAVWDETVAHLKGGYDSHVFTLAGFAGQPAVPAPFFPTMRTALIEYIREHKLEKPIIVGHSLGGVLALSLALEAPDLVGGLFIVDSVPFLPALMYPGATVETARPFAEQGRAHVRQQTLEQRTQASRQAMRIYATDEARREVGVRWGIDSDSETIAQAMYEMSTTDLRPDLPRITAPTFVFGSWAALKGSVPRENIEALYRGQYQGLSTARLVMHDTARHFIMWDDPEGFFTTLDGFLNEHAR encoded by the coding sequence ATGCGTCCCACGCCACTCCTGACCGCGCTCTGCACCCTCTGTCTGCTCGTCGGCTGCGCCACCACCTCCAGCCCCACCACCACCGCCGCGGCCGCCAGCGCGCCCACCGCCCCGGCCGCGTTCCAGGTGAAGCGCTCCGGCAAGGGACGCCCCGTCCTGTTCATCCCCGGCCTCGCCTCGTCCGGCGCGGTGTGGGACGAGACCGTGGCCCACCTGAAGGGCGGCTACGACAGCCACGTCTTCACGCTCGCCGGTTTCGCGGGTCAGCCCGCCGTCCCCGCGCCCTTCTTCCCCACCATGCGCACGGCGCTCATCGAATACATCCGCGAGCACAAGCTCGAGAAGCCCATCATCGTCGGACACAGCCTGGGCGGTGTGCTGGCGCTCTCGCTCGCGTTGGAAGCGCCTGACCTGGTGGGCGGCCTCTTCATCGTGGACAGCGTGCCCTTCCTGCCCGCCCTGATGTACCCGGGCGCCACCGTCGAGACCGCCCGACCGTTCGCCGAGCAGGGCCGCGCTCACGTGCGCCAGCAGACGCTGGAGCAGCGCACCCAGGCCTCACGACAGGCGATGCGCATCTACGCCACCGACGAGGCCCGGCGCGAGGTCGGCGTCCGCTGGGGCATCGACTCCGACTCGGAGACCATCGCGCAGGCCATGTACGAGATGTCCACCACCGACCTGCGCCCGGATTTGCCGCGCATCACCGCGCCCACCTTCGTGTTCGGCTCGTGGGCCGCACTGAAGGGCAGCGTCCCTCGCGAGAACATCGAGGCGCTCTATCGCGGCCAGTATCAGGGCCTGTCCACCGCGCGTCTCGTCATGCACGACACCGCCCGGCACTTCATCATGTGGGATGACCCCGAGGGCTTCTTCACCACGCTCGACGGCTTCCTGAACGAGCACGCCCGCTGA
- a CDS encoding DUF6929 family protein: MIRTTPRRTLTLEAPESPGLPAHVSAASGLVRVGDWLHVIADDSLHLATFPARGDAPGRLSRLFEGELPEEPAARKAAKPDLEALCLLGPLAGAPHGALLALPSGSTSARMRGALVTLGADGALTGEVRTVDCATMYQQLSRELGSLNIEGAAVVGGRLRLLQRGNGDAGVDALVDLDRERAMRAIEVGALGPEVVRTTLRWELGRTGGVRLSFTDASPLPDGRMIFTATAEASPDTYSDGAVAGSAVGLLAPDGTPLFLDVVDAKVKLEGVDARVEGGRVHLLLVADADDPSVAAPLLEAVLDVPA, translated from the coding sequence ATGATTCGCACCACCCCTCGGCGCACCCTCACCCTGGAGGCCCCCGAGTCCCCGGGCCTTCCCGCGCACGTCAGCGCCGCCAGCGGCCTGGTGCGCGTCGGAGACTGGCTGCACGTCATCGCGGATGACTCGCTGCACCTGGCGACGTTCCCCGCGCGCGGGGATGCACCGGGGCGGCTGTCGCGACTGTTCGAAGGTGAGCTGCCCGAGGAGCCCGCCGCGCGCAAGGCGGCCAAGCCGGACCTGGAGGCGCTCTGTCTGCTGGGTCCTCTGGCGGGTGCGCCTCATGGGGCCCTGCTGGCGCTGCCCTCGGGCTCCACCTCGGCGCGCATGCGCGGGGCGCTGGTGACGCTGGGCGCGGATGGGGCGCTCACGGGCGAGGTGCGGACGGTGGACTGCGCGACGATGTACCAGCAGCTCTCGCGTGAGCTGGGCTCGCTCAACATCGAGGGCGCGGCCGTGGTGGGTGGACGGCTGCGGCTGCTCCAGCGGGGCAACGGCGACGCGGGCGTGGATGCGCTGGTGGACCTGGACCGGGAGCGCGCGATGCGCGCCATCGAGGTGGGCGCGCTGGGGCCGGAGGTGGTGCGCACCACGCTGCGCTGGGAGCTGGGCCGCACGGGTGGTGTGCGGCTGTCCTTCACGGACGCCTCGCCCCTGCCAGATGGGCGGATGATCTTCACGGCGACGGCGGAGGCCTCGCCGGATACCTATTCGGACGGCGCGGTGGCGGGCTCGGCGGTGGGACTGCTGGCGCCGGATGGGACGCCGCTGTTCCTGGACGTCGTCGACGCGAAGGTGAAGCTGGAGGGCGTGGACGCGCGCGTGGAGGGTGGACGCGTGCACCTGCTGCTGGTGGCGGACGCGGATGACCCGTCCGTGGCGGCGCCCCTGCTGGAAGCGGTGCTGGACGTCCCGGCGTAG
- a CDS encoding NADAR family protein: MSEVIRFYSVTDAHGWCSNFAPYPIKLGGRTWPTSEHYFQALKFAAPEDQEAIRQARTPMLAARMGRDRKRKLRRDWESTKVSVMREAVRAKFTQHEDLSRLLLDTGDARLVEHTDQDDYWGDGGDGSGKNMLGRILMEIREELRAR, translated from the coding sequence ATGAGCGAGGTCATCCGTTTCTACAGCGTCACCGACGCACATGGCTGGTGCTCGAACTTCGCGCCCTACCCCATCAAGCTCGGCGGCAGGACGTGGCCCACCAGCGAGCACTACTTCCAGGCGCTCAAGTTCGCGGCCCCCGAGGACCAGGAGGCCATCCGACAGGCTCGCACGCCCATGCTCGCCGCGCGCATGGGTCGAGACCGCAAGCGCAAGCTCCGTCGGGACTGGGAGTCCACCAAGGTCTCCGTCATGCGCGAGGCCGTGCGCGCCAAGTTCACCCAGCACGAGGACCTGAGCCGACTGCTCCTGGACACGGGTGACGCGCGGCTCGTCGAGCACACGGACCAGGACGACTACTGGGGCGACGGCGGAGATGGCAGCGGCAAGAACATGCTCGGCCGCATCCTCATGGAGATTCGTGAGGAGCTCCGCGCTCGGTAG
- a CDS encoding IclR family transcriptional regulator: MSEEEVKDRQFVTALARGLEILRAFTPQRPMLGNQELAASTGLPKPTISRLTHTLTRLGYLTYSERLGKYQLGTRVLALGFAALSNMGVRDVARPLMQDLADYANVPVSLGSRDRLNVVYVEHCRSTAAVTLRLDIGSRLPLATTAMGRALLAALPEGERRYLMGHMAKREPEKWPRIQASIEQALEEYRTHGFTLSVGDWDRDVNAVGVPFVAPDGSGLLAFNCGGPSFLLPRQRLLLDIGPRLVNLVRNVEAALQHR; the protein is encoded by the coding sequence GTGAGCGAAGAGGAAGTGAAGGACCGTCAATTCGTGACGGCGCTCGCGCGTGGGTTGGAGATTCTGCGGGCCTTCACCCCGCAGCGCCCCATGCTCGGCAACCAGGAGCTCGCGGCGAGCACGGGGCTGCCCAAGCCCACCATCTCGCGGCTGACCCATACGCTGACGCGGCTGGGGTACCTCACGTACTCGGAGCGGCTGGGCAAGTATCAGCTCGGCACGCGAGTGCTCGCGCTCGGCTTCGCGGCGCTCTCCAACATGGGCGTGCGCGACGTGGCCCGGCCGCTGATGCAGGACCTGGCGGACTACGCGAACGTCCCGGTGTCGCTGGGCAGTCGGGACCGGCTCAACGTGGTGTACGTGGAGCACTGTCGGTCCACCGCCGCGGTGACGCTGCGGCTGGATATCGGTTCCAGGCTGCCACTGGCCACCACCGCCATGGGACGGGCGCTGCTCGCCGCGCTCCCGGAGGGCGAGCGCCGCTACCTCATGGGCCACATGGCCAAGCGTGAGCCGGAGAAGTGGCCGCGCATCCAGGCGAGCATCGAGCAGGCGCTGGAGGAGTACCGCACACACGGCTTCACGCTCTCCGTCGGAGACTGGGACCGGGATGTCAACGCGGTGGGCGTGCCGTTCGTCGCGCCGGATGGCAGCGGGCTGCTGGCCTTCAACTGTGGCGGGCCGTCGTTCCTGCTGCCTCGTCAGCGGCTGCTGCTGGACATCGGCCCCCGGCTGGTGAACCTGGTGCGCAACGTCGAGGCGGCGCTGCAGCACCGCTGA
- a CDS encoding sensor histidine kinase, which translates to MSSRRARVYAACQAGGWGLYALINGLLSVLSLVMMQRPDEQFARRMLWLVAMSLSGVLITHVARVRLGFREWARLSLSRLAPRVLLVCLAMGTTQSAVAHVLSRFVFRIQGFEDFSLTHIIYGGAFWSVVMMMWLLTYFAVHFVERARTAEHERLQQQIASQTSELRFLKAQLQPHFLFNCLNSVRALIVEDPARAQQAVTHLSSLLRYALASKDAETVPLGRELQVVRDYLSLEAIRLEERLHVREDVSPEALAVPVPAMLVQTLVENAIKHGIAPSPQGGAVTVQAHVSEGALLLEVANTPAPVGTPPAPHSGGVGLHNASERLRLLCGAAASLQLDHTGAALTTARVRIPLPS; encoded by the coding sequence ATGTCATCCCGACGCGCCCGGGTCTACGCCGCCTGCCAGGCGGGCGGCTGGGGACTGTACGCCCTCATCAATGGGCTGCTGTCCGTGCTGTCCCTCGTGATGATGCAGCGGCCCGACGAGCAGTTCGCGCGCAGGATGCTCTGGCTCGTCGCGATGAGCCTCTCAGGCGTGCTCATCACCCACGTCGCCCGGGTCCGGCTCGGCTTCCGGGAGTGGGCCCGGCTGTCCCTGTCCCGCCTCGCGCCCCGCGTGCTGCTCGTCTGCCTGGCGATGGGGACCACCCAGTCCGCGGTGGCCCACGTCCTCTCCCGCTTCGTGTTCCGCATCCAGGGGTTCGAGGACTTCTCGCTCACCCACATCATCTACGGCGGCGCCTTCTGGTCCGTGGTCATGATGATGTGGCTGCTGACGTACTTCGCGGTCCACTTCGTGGAGCGCGCGCGCACCGCGGAGCACGAGCGGCTGCAGCAACAAATCGCCTCGCAGACCTCGGAGCTGCGCTTCTTGAAGGCCCAGCTCCAGCCGCACTTCCTCTTCAACTGTCTCAACAGCGTCCGGGCCCTCATCGTCGAGGACCCCGCCCGCGCCCAGCAGGCGGTGACCCACCTGTCCTCGCTGCTGCGCTACGCGCTCGCCTCGAAGGACGCGGAGACGGTGCCGCTCGGGCGGGAGCTCCAGGTGGTGCGGGACTACCTGAGCCTGGAGGCCATCCGCCTCGAGGAGCGGCTCCACGTGCGCGAGGACGTGTCTCCCGAGGCGCTCGCCGTGCCCGTGCCCGCGATGCTGGTGCAGACGCTGGTGGAGAACGCCATCAAGCACGGCATCGCCCCCTCACCCCAGGGCGGCGCGGTGACGGTGCAGGCCCACGTGAGCGAAGGCGCACTCCTCCTCGAAGTGGCCAACACCCCCGCGCCCGTCGGCACACCTCCCGCGCCCCACTCCGGCGGCGTGGGACTCCACAACGCGAGCGAGCGACTGCGGTTGCTGTGCGGCGCCGCCGCGTCGCTCCAGCTCGACCATACCGGGGCCGCCCTCACCACCGCGCGCGTCCGCATCCCCCTGCCCTCATGA
- the mgtE gene encoding magnesium transporter: MMDSPQSASLSVEELHEVWPVLSIDERLEGFRLLPTSVADDFFLDLSAREQAELITHLPASERRTWVRLLPPDDLADLVQAVAVEPGQADAILAQLDDASRREVNVLLAYAEDDAGGLMNPRFARVRPEMTIDEAIGYLRKQAREKVETVYYAYALDAEQRLQGVLSLRQLFQAASDKKVADVMQHDVVTVSENTDQEVVSQLFTEHGFMALPVLDEQNRMKGIVTVDDIVDVVQEEATEDIQKVGGMEALEAPYFEVGFFGMLKKRIGWLLVLFLGQMLTATAMSSFEGAIERAVVLSLFVPLIISSGGNSGSQASTLIIRALALGEMRLKDWWRVARREVLSGLVLGFVLGAVGLARIVVWQEVAGAYGEHAFLLGCAVALSVLGVVTFGTLAGSMLPLVLRRFGFDPASASAPFVATLVDVSGVVIYFTVASLLLRGTLL; encoded by the coding sequence ATGATGGACAGCCCTCAGAGCGCTTCCCTCTCCGTGGAGGAGCTCCATGAGGTGTGGCCGGTGCTCTCCATCGACGAGCGCCTGGAGGGCTTCCGGCTCCTGCCGACGTCGGTGGCGGACGACTTCTTCCTCGACCTGTCCGCGCGCGAACAGGCGGAGCTCATCACCCACCTGCCCGCCAGCGAGCGGCGCACCTGGGTGCGGCTGTTGCCGCCGGACGACCTGGCGGACCTGGTGCAGGCGGTGGCGGTGGAGCCGGGGCAGGCGGACGCCATCCTCGCGCAGTTGGACGACGCCAGCCGTCGAGAGGTCAACGTCCTGCTCGCGTACGCGGAGGACGACGCCGGTGGTCTGATGAACCCGCGCTTCGCGCGCGTGCGGCCGGAGATGACCATCGACGAGGCCATCGGCTATCTGCGCAAGCAGGCGCGCGAGAAGGTGGAGACCGTCTACTACGCGTACGCGCTGGACGCCGAGCAGCGCCTGCAGGGCGTGCTGTCGCTGCGCCAGCTCTTCCAGGCCGCCAGCGACAAGAAGGTGGCGGACGTCATGCAGCACGACGTCGTCACGGTGTCGGAGAACACGGACCAGGAAGTGGTGAGCCAGCTGTTCACCGAGCACGGCTTCATGGCGCTGCCCGTGCTCGACGAGCAGAACCGGATGAAGGGCATCGTCACGGTGGACGACATCGTCGATGTCGTCCAGGAAGAGGCCACCGAGGACATCCAGAAGGTCGGCGGCATGGAGGCCCTCGAGGCCCCCTACTTCGAGGTCGGCTTCTTCGGGATGCTCAAGAAGCGCATCGGCTGGCTGCTGGTGCTCTTCCTCGGGCAGATGCTCACCGCCACCGCCATGAGCAGCTTCGAGGGCGCCATCGAGCGCGCGGTGGTGCTCAGCCTCTTCGTGCCGCTCATCATCTCCTCCGGCGGCAACTCCGGCAGCCAGGCCTCCACGCTCATCATCCGCGCGCTCGCCCTGGGTGAGATGCGGCTGAAGGACTGGTGGCGCGTGGCGCGGCGCGAGGTGCTGTCCGGCCTGGTGCTGGGATTCGTGCTGGGCGCGGTGGGTCTGGCGCGCATCGTCGTGTGGCAGGAGGTGGCCGGTGCGTATGGCGAGCACGCGTTCCTGCTGGGCTGCGCGGTGGCGCTGTCCGTGCTGGGCGTGGTGACGTTCGGCACGCTCGCGGGCTCCATGCTGCCCCTGGTGCTGCGCCGCTTCGGCTTCGACCCCGCGAGCGCCTCGGCGCCCTTCGTCGCCACGCTGGTGGACGTCAGCGGCGTCGTCATCTACTTCACCGTCGCCAGCCTCCTGCTGCGCGGTACGCTGCTCTGA
- a CDS encoding VOC family protein yields MKLGYVILYVPDVPATLAFYEKAFGLKRRFLHESNTYGELDTGTTALAFASEEMAGQNGLTVRFHRPKETPAAVEVALVTPDVAGAYEHSVKAGASPVHPPKQKPWGQSVAYVQDLNGVLVEICSPISA; encoded by the coding sequence ATGAAGCTCGGCTATGTCATCCTCTACGTCCCGGACGTCCCCGCCACCCTCGCGTTCTACGAGAAGGCCTTCGGCCTGAAGCGGCGATTCCTCCACGAGAGCAACACGTACGGAGAGCTGGACACGGGCACCACCGCCCTGGCCTTCGCATCGGAGGAGATGGCCGGACAGAACGGGCTCACCGTGCGCTTCCACCGGCCGAAGGAGACTCCCGCCGCGGTGGAGGTGGCGCTCGTCACGCCCGATGTCGCGGGCGCCTACGAGCACTCGGTGAAGGCAGGCGCGAGCCCCGTCCATCCACCCAAGCAGAAGCCCTGGGGACAGTCGGTGGCCTACGTGCAGGACCTCAACGGCGTGCTGGTGGAGATCTGCTCCCCCATCTCCGCCTGA
- a CDS encoding PP2C family protein-serine/threonine phosphatase, whose translation MEPASNGKPGADRVLALTHGDATVLVVADGAGNSRRGAEAAEAVLREVQDAVASGAGLERADTWRAVLERCDAELVSSGQGGETTAVVACVTPRRVVGASVGDSELWWFQGQGCHALTQHQHRKPLLGSGGARPVTFEHAWRGGTLLGASDGLFKYVDLRRIQEQVGLADVQAVALALAALPRLASGALPDDVGLVLCRPSVSRS comes from the coding sequence GTGGAACCGGCGAGCAACGGCAAACCGGGTGCGGACCGGGTGCTGGCGCTGACGCACGGTGACGCGACGGTGCTGGTGGTGGCGGATGGCGCGGGGAATTCACGTCGTGGTGCGGAGGCCGCGGAGGCGGTGCTCCGTGAGGTCCAGGATGCCGTGGCGTCCGGGGCCGGACTGGAACGCGCGGACACCTGGCGCGCCGTACTGGAGCGGTGCGACGCGGAGCTGGTGTCCTCGGGACAGGGAGGTGAAACCACCGCCGTGGTCGCCTGTGTCACTCCGCGACGCGTGGTGGGCGCCAGCGTGGGGGACTCGGAGCTGTGGTGGTTCCAGGGCCAGGGATGTCACGCGCTCACGCAGCACCAACACCGCAAGCCCCTGCTCGGCAGCGGCGGCGCCCGGCCCGTGACCTTCGAGCACGCGTGGCGAGGCGGCACGCTCCTCGGCGCGTCAGATGGGTTGTTCAAGTACGTCGACCTGCGTCGCATCCAGGAGCAGGTGGGCCTCGCCGACGTGCAGGCCGTGGCGCTCGCGCTGGCCGCGCTGCCTCGACTCGCGAGCGGCGCGCTCCCGGATGACGTGGGCCTCGTCCTGTGCCGTCCGAGTGTCTCGCGGTCCTGA
- a CDS encoding alpha/beta fold hydrolase produces the protein MSVAIAVLVGIVVLALALRQWLLVRECTPCPSEAFDGHIHRVGKAVIAERRCENPRATVLCMHGFVADMRYFTRHYEDPGLQLILVTSCDYHLPITGPREVPAPWAKVPSAPEGTIAHDAAVLVQALEHLPRTDQVRVHGHSRGGAVVLEAAKLRPDLFEKVEVVLEAPVLPRARAYTSLTRAQLWLLPFFIPLWRMAPISRHNRGAWGPLEDARKRELIMAFPFNPKRVSTMLTNLVDLARWFDERDESLFRNVRRGTVLVPGKDRVLESKSMLESAQKGRPELEVVTLDGCSHFVLWDRPDALPALERLPERPSATA, from the coding sequence ATGTCCGTGGCCATCGCAGTCCTCGTCGGCATCGTCGTCCTCGCGCTCGCCCTGCGGCAGTGGCTGCTCGTCCGCGAGTGCACGCCCTGCCCGAGCGAGGCCTTCGACGGGCACATCCACCGGGTGGGCAAGGCGGTCATCGCGGAGCGGCGCTGTGAGAACCCGCGCGCCACGGTGCTGTGCATGCACGGCTTCGTGGCGGACATGCGCTACTTCACGCGCCACTATGAGGACCCGGGGCTCCAGCTCATCCTGGTGACGAGCTGCGACTACCACCTGCCGATTACAGGTCCTCGCGAGGTGCCCGCGCCCTGGGCGAAGGTGCCGAGCGCACCGGAGGGCACGATTGCCCACGACGCCGCCGTGCTGGTGCAGGCACTGGAGCATCTGCCGAGGACGGACCAGGTGCGCGTCCATGGGCACTCGCGTGGAGGCGCGGTGGTGCTGGAGGCGGCGAAGCTGCGGCCGGACCTGTTCGAGAAGGTGGAGGTGGTGCTGGAGGCGCCCGTGCTCCCGCGGGCTCGTGCGTACACCAGCCTCACGCGGGCGCAGCTCTGGCTGCTGCCGTTCTTCATCCCGCTGTGGCGCATGGCGCCCATCTCCCGGCACAACCGGGGGGCGTGGGGACCGCTGGAGGATGCGCGCAAGCGCGAGCTCATCATGGCGTTCCCGTTCAATCCGAAGCGGGTGTCGACCATGCTGACCAACCTGGTGGACCTGGCCCGCTGGTTCGACGAGCGCGATGAGTCGCTGTTCCGCAACGTGCGGCGCGGCACCGTGCTCGTCCCGGGGAAGGACCGGGTGCTGGAGTCCAAGTCGATGCTGGAGAGCGCGCAGAAGGGCCGCCCGGAGCTCGAGGTGGTGACGCTCGACGGGTGCAGCCACTTCGTGCTGTGGGACCGGCCCGACGCGCTGCCCGCGCTGGAGCGGCTGCCGGAGCGACCGTCCGCGACCGCGTGA